In the genome of Corticium candelabrum chromosome 18, ooCorCand1.1, whole genome shotgun sequence, the window GAATGGACATCATCAAGGTTTGTGTCAGGTTTTTACCataaatttgtctgtttgtctgtttgtccatgtatgtatttgttgtgtgtgtgtgtgtgtgtgtgtgtgtgtgtgtgtgtgtgtgtgtgtgcatgcgtgcgcacgtgcgtgtgtgtagcCTGATTGTcatctgttgtgtttgtttgttgttttatttaCTGTGAGTCAGCTGCAGTCATGCATCAAATCTGTGTGGTTACATAattgtgagtgtatgtgtattttcaGCAGCAGATCACCAACTCCAGATGTTGCGTCTCCTCCTCCTGTTGTAAATCCTCCAATGAACTCAAGACGGACTGTGTTATTAGAAGAAAGTGATGGAAGTTATGGGTTCAAACTTGaagtgtgtttttgtgtttccATCTCTCTGCAGGCAAATAATAGCATGATTTTTTTATCACTAGACATACAGGTGGCTTTCAGCTTCTGGCGAACAGAAAAGGCAGAcgtttgttgttggtgttgatgAAGACATGCCAGCATATTTGAATGGCTTGAAAGTAGGGGACGCCTTCTTAGAAGTCAATGGAGAAAGCATAGAGAATTTGGATCACAGTGAAGTTGTTGGAAAGCTGAAGGCTGCCAGTGGACCAATACGGTGAGAGGAACGTAGAGAATACCAAACCAGCTGGTGGGGAAGTGGGCAACAGTGTAGGTGGACAGTCAGTGGAGAGTTGGACTAACAGGCGGGCGGATGGGTGGATGGGCAGGTGGGTGGATGGGCAGATGGGTGGATGGGCAGATGGGTGGATGGGCAGGGAAGCAGGTGGGCAAATCAAAGCAGCAGATGACTAGACAAGCACGAGGTAGATAGACATGACAGACAAGGTTACAGACGATTGATGCTCTGATAACTGCTGTGCGATGATATAAAGGAAGCAGACGTGTCACTCAGTGAAACTGTGTTGTCAACATTGTCTGTCTTGCAGGGTTGCTGTCATGTTTATTGACGGTGTGAAACGTAGTCGgttgcaacaacaactaaatGGCTTGAAAGTGTGTTGGCTGTATgtaataattgatattgatGATAATTGCGTGTTTACCTATAGAAGAAACTGAAGCAGAAGCAGAAAGAGCTGTGGGTATTATTTCAACGAGAAGCGATCTTGACTGGCAGTGAGACAatttttcacacacacacacacacacacacacacacacacacacacacacacacacacacacctcctcctcctcctcctcctcctcctcttctgttgcttccgtctaaacggacacgctaccccttcagtggggacaaagacaaagtcataaGAAAGTTTTCCCATGaatattgttgcatttgtgtattACATAGCCTCCTTTGCTCTGAAAGTACTTCTTACATGTCTGACATTCAATGGCTCCTTTTTGCTCATGTAtaggtttttctctttcagcaatgcatttgtgtttctTCAAGTCACTAATGTGTCTGAAACCTCTGTGGCATTCAGGGCAGACAACGGTTTGTAAATCCATTttgccagatgacacttgactagactccagACAGGCATGGTAATGGTCTCTCCAGGCAGATCTCGATTTATTTGCTAAGTTataccaacagctttctggaatCTTCAGATCATGTAGGTCTTTCCTAGTTATGTCTTTCCAGCATTTCTTAGGGCCACCTTGTGGACGTTTTCTGATAACCACCCAAAGAAGCACATCTTGGGAATTCAATGGTTGGGCATTTGAGCCAAATGCCCTAACCATTGCATACGTTGTCTtataagtttgatgtttatagtGTCAGGATCTCCCCATTTTtgtcttacacacacacacacacacacacacacacacacacacacacacacacacacacacacacacacacacacacacacactcacatacacacacacacacacacacacacacacacacacacacacacacacacacacacacacgagtaaAATTCTGTGTTTTCTTGTAGACGTTGATTCCGACGAAGACGAGAGTGAGTCTGAAGATGTCGAAGGGCAATGACATGAGATACATTGCATTCCAGGTTTTGATCATATATGTAGTGCTAATTaggcaattaattatttgtaaattGTAGTAACCGATTTATATGCTTTCAATATGTGCTTTggacttatatatatatatatatgtactgaCTTTGATGATATGACtgctgttgatatcaataacgcTGGATGCATTTTTAAGTTACTGGTAGAATTTTTAAACAGTGTAAGAGTTTGTGATACTCAGCATCTGGAATGTTGACAATCAAAAGTTAATTTTAATGTTGAATAATGATTGCAGTGTGTGGATACATTACTAGCACTTAGTGTACGCTGGGCGCTATTTGAAAACGTAGCGTTTTGTGCAAAAATGTGCGTCGACGCGCGTAAAACGGTAAAACAGAATGTTTTAGTTGGTGTCTAAGTACATGCGTTAGCAGTTTTCAATAGAAGAAAAACAAGAAGGTAGGCACAGCCGGGAGGTTTATAGAGTACGCATGCTCAGTGCTGACTCATCAAAATGGCGGCTAACAGTCGAAGTCCTATGGAGTCTTCTGCTCTACAGTTGGGCACGATTAGCAGCTCTACTGAAACAGACAACGGTCAAACATCGAAACGTCGACGATTAGAAACGGCAAAGGATAGAACAGACGTTGCGGTGCTGCGTGAGCGCGATGATGTCATCGATGATGTCATCGACCAAGACCCGGATGCTGAATTGCCGGAAGCCGACTCCCCGGATACAGACTCCCCGGATACAGACTCTCCGGATGCTCCTGGTCCGTTAGGTTGGGTGCAAAGGCAGGTGATGTCTGGTGCTAATCCCAGAGACGTTCTGTCACGTTTGATACCAACTAGTGTGTACATTCCACCCGATATTGACGACTTTACTCTGTGGAAGCTGGTGGTTCAGATTCTAAGTAAACCGTCGCGAAacaaactcccggatattaACACAATTGATGACGTTATAAATCTGTTACAAACTTGCTCTAAAATAATGGTGATCACTGGTGCAGGAGTTTCGGTTTCATGTGGGATTCCAGATTTTCGATCTCAACATGGAATTTACGCTCGTCTGGCTGTTGATTTTCCTGATTTGCCAAATTCACAAGTgatgtttgatatcaatttttttCGGAAGAATCCGCTGCCGTTTTTTAAGTTTGCGAAAGAAATCTATCCGGGTCAGTTCCAGCCTTCGTTGACTCACAGATTTATTGCATTGCtagagtcacgtgaccaattgCTTCGGACGTACACTCAGAATATTGACACTCTAGAACAGGAAGCCGGTCTCACTCGTGTTGTTCAGTGCCATGGCTCGTTTGCCACAGCATCTTGTACTAATTGTAAATATCAAGTCGATTGTGAAGCCATTCGATTAGACATAATGAATCAAGTTGTGCCTAAGTGTCCTCGTTGCTCAGCCGATAGCTCGGATGCGTTTGCAGTCATGAAGCCTGACATTGTGTTCTTTGGTGAAGGATTACCTGATGCCTTTTATGACACGTTGAAGAGTGACAAAGATGTTGTTGATCTCCTCATTGTCATCGGGTCGTCAATGAAGGTTCAACCTGTTGCGATGATTCCAAACATGCTGCCTGCTAAAGTTCCTCAATTACTAATCAACAGAGAGCCGCTACCACATCTAAACTTCGATGTTGAGCTACTTGGAAATTGTGACGACATTGTGGAGCATTTGCTTTCCCGTCTTGGTGATGGTTGGAAACATATAGTAGACAAATGTAAAGTAACTGACAAAACACAATGCATGGAAGAACTAAGAACAGGCAGTCAGACATGTGATATGTATGCGGATAATGTAGATGCCAAGGACAGTTTAGTAAGTAAAAAACCATTGGTAACACATGCAATTGGTGAGACATTAAAGAAAGGTGGAGTGAGGCCGGACGCAGATAGATGTCAATCAGATGAGAGTGATATATGTAGAAATGGTGTGGATTCTGTTGCGGAGAACGAGCAGTCAGGAGAGAGGTCTTCTGGCATACGAAGTCCAagtgaaacaaacaaagacgaGAACACCAACGTGGACACACATGCAGCTATCACGAATGGccagacaacagacaagaaCAACACTTGTGGTTCAAAACCGATTGCATCGTTTGAAGATTTGTTAGCGGATGCGATGACAAGAGGAGAACCGTACGTTTACGTTTCTCCTAGTTGCTATTTATTTCGTGGAGCTGATTTAACATCAATCTCTCATGACGAGACAAGCAGTGATGACGACAGTGATGATTCTGGAGATGAAGTTGAGAGTGAGAACAGAGAGAGTTGTGCACTTGAAGATGTTCAGGGACTGTCAGAGGATTGAATTAGTTGCTGAGTGGTTTTACATGTTGCAGATTGTACAAGGCCGTGCAGCTTCGATTATCACGATTATCACGattatgtattgtattgtatttggtgacgttaattaataattatttgaCACGTTtaccttttgtttgtttgctatttATTACAAGTTGTAGAGGATGGCTTGGGTAATTCTGGTTAGTTTTTCTTTGTGTTGTACTGGAGTAGTCAACATCTCATATCAATAAAATCTGATTATACGGGATGTTTATAGATAACATCCgggtatttaattatttaaattttatttaactATTAATGTTACCGACTGATGCGTAGCATACCATTAGCGCTAATCGCTATTGCTTTTGCTTTGGGATTTAGCACTAACagattaaattaattttgtgtgttatCCGGGATTTGATGCTAACATCCGGGAACATTCCAATATGAAGGTCTTCAGTCGATGCGAGAGAGAATTCATTCTCAGAGCCATTAGAGAGGGTCAGAGATTAGACGGCCGTAAAACGTACGACTACAGAGACATCAAAGTACAGTTTGGCGTAGAGAGGGGCCACGTCGAGGTGCACTTGGGGTCGACCCGAGTGTTGGCgcaagtttcttgccaaaCCGCGAAGCCACAACCCAACAGACCATCAGAAGGACAATTGTTTGTGAACGTCGAGTTGTCTCCAATGGCCAGTCCATCATTCGAACCAGGACGGCTCTCCGAACAAACAGTTGAAATCAACCGGCTATTGGAACGTGTTCTGAGGGAGTCACGAGCTGTCGACACGGAGTCTCTTTGTATAGTAGCAGGAAAACTAGTCTGGACGATTAGAGTCGACATCCACGCACTCGATGATTGTGGAGATCTAATCGGCTGTGCCTCTATTGCAGCCATAATTGCGTTGGTTCATTTTCGGCGGCCTGACGTGTCTGTGTCGGGTGAAGATGTTACAATACATTCCCCGGATGAGAGGAATCCTGTGCCGCTCAGTGTGCATCACAAACcgatttgtgtgttgtttgcgTTTTTCGATAATGGTGCCTATCTGTTGTGCGATCCAGGATACAAGGAAGAGGCGGTTATGGATGGTCATGTTGTAGTGGCAATGAACAAGCATCGGGAGCTGTGTTGTATGCAGTTGGGTGGGGGCGTGGCACTTTTACCAGATCAGATACTTCGATGTACGAGTATTGCTAGTGTGAAGGTTAGGGAGATAATGGACGTGATGGAAGCAGCTCTGTTAAGAGATGAGCGAGTGAGGAGAGGAGAGACAGTTTGTATGGAAACGGATGACGTCGAGCTTATTACAAAGTCTAAAATTGATCCAGTTAGTATTGATACCGTTGATGAATCAGTTGTGGTACGACCAGGTGTAATAACGGATAATGGATGTGATGAGAAACGAGTGATTGTGTTGGGAAATGGAACGGCAGCAATAGGACAAGGAGGAGAAAGCCAGTGGGACATTGAAGACGACGGTGATGGTGATGTCTGTTATGAAACTGAGGAAAAGGAGATTACCGAAAGAAtagcaaagaaagaaaatgcGAAGAAGGTGATCTCCACTGTTGATGCTCATCATGAGAGTGTAAGTGAGGAGGAGGATGTTGTCATGTTGACTGGTGAAGATATTAGTGGTAGGAAAGCTGTGGTTAACGAGAAGACAGACGGAACAATTGACTTGACTTTTGCTttgaaaaagaagaaagatagacaagcaaagaaagcGAAACGACATAAACAAAAGGCAGGAAATCTGACGAGCAAAAAGTAAGGGGCACACAAATTTATAGAATCAGTAAACGTTATATTCGGCTTTCTCTGTCTGGTCACTTATTATTTGGTGCGTATTTTTAATAAATGTCACTATACTCTGTACTGTCTGCATCTACTGTATACGTAAAGGAAAGTGCTCTATGAGTGCAGCCATTTTGGTCACACCCAAGGAGAACAAGTTATCCgggattttgtgttttctctgcCCAATATATGGCAGTGTGTTCCACTTAATTTCTATTTGCCAGAGGAAAGAACGGGCTAATCAGCTGGTATACGTATAAAGTTAAAGTAACTGAAGTGTGTATCATCTAGCAGGCAGTCATGTAATAGCATGCGACAAGAAATCTCTCTAGCTTGTAATAATTATAGTAAATCAGCTGTCAAAGCACTAACAGTTACATGGAGATTTCGCATGTGATTCCTGCTGTTGTTTAAAGGGGGTAACCAGACACGTGTTTTCTTGCATAACATTCATAAGCCCAGTGTCCTAAGCGACCACAACGATAGCAGGAatcatcgtcatcgtcgtcatcatcatcatcagaatCAGAATAATCAGAGTCGTCATCTTGCAGTTGCTGTCCTTGAGCATCAGTCATTGCATAGCAGTTATGGACCATGTGACCAGGACGGCCACAACGAAAGTAATGCAGAGCATGTCGTTGAATATGACCTCCtgttgctactgctactgctgcttgTACCTTTGCCGCTGCTGCTTCTACTTCAGCTGCTGCAGCTTCTGCTTTCGCTGCTGCTGcctctgctgctgcttctacttttgctgctgctgcttctgcttttgctgctgctgcttctacTTCTgccactgctgctgctacaTCTGCCGCTGCTTctacttctgctgctgctgcttctacTTCTCCTGCTTCTACCtctgctggtgctgctgctggtgctgctgctggtgctgctgctgcatttgGACATACAATAGCAGCATGGCCTGGCTGGTGGCACACAAAGCATCGATTATTGATTCGGTCAAGATGTCTCTGAATCTCAGCTTTTGTAGCAGCATTGATCTCCACTGCACACCACTGTGCTCCTCGCACAAAATCCATACCAAGACTTTCAGTCAGTTTAGTCTCGCGTGACCAGACTCTTTCTCGCCGCCAGACCCTTACCCGCCACGTGACGTCATATACTTTCAGGCGGAAGTATGACCTGAGTAAAGcattctggctacgcgaggttACGTGGCGGTTTTCGTTTACTCCGCCCTTTCTTGCTTATTATAACGCGTGCGTTAGAAGGGTTTGTGAATATATAGTCTGACTAGCTTATTTCAGATGAGATGTATGGATAAATGCTACAACCAGTCTAGTCCAACAATTAACTTTTACTTTGAAAAAGAAGATAGGCAAACATATTTATAGAATTAGTAAACATTGGATTTAGCTTTCTATGTCTAATCACTTTTTATATGgtgtaaaattttaattaattaattaatgttgctTTTCTTTGTACCTTCTACTTATTGACTGGAAGTACGAAGTGGGCAAGTATTGTGCCTATGCCTGGTGTTTATGGGTGTGGGTGTACATGCATTGTGCTTTTCCTGTTGCATGTTACAGATGCACCACATGAAAGTAATGCATAAGTCAGCATGCCAATGTTATTACAACATGCTACTGCAGTAGACTACTTGCACTGTATGCACATACAAGATATACAAAAAATCAAATGATTGAAATCAGTGACTGCTGCTGTTACAATTCACATCAATTATGATGCTGTCTAGAGTTGGTTACCAAACATATCTCTTTTGGCAAAACAGTCGTTGGCATAGTGACTCGTATGGCCACAACGAAAGCAACAGTGATGAACACCTTGTAGTCGCCGTCCTTCTGCATCAGTACTTGCAAAGCAATCACGCATCACATGACTAGAACGATGACAACGAAAGCAACGTGGAGCACATTGTTGCATAGCACTTGTTGCTGGTGCACGTGGTGCAGCTGCTGGTGGTAGAGCTGCTGCAACAAGACATTGGGCTGCAGAATGGCCAGTCTGGTGGCACTTGTAGCATTGATCATACGTGTGATCAATCTG includes:
- the LOC134194245 gene encoding NAD-dependent protein deacetylase sirtuin-1-like; amino-acid sequence: MAANSRSPMESSALQLGTISSSTETDNGQTSKRRRLETAKDRTDVAVLRERDDVIDDVIDQDPDAELPEADSPDTDSPDTDSPDAPGPLGWVQRQVMSGANPRDVLSRLIPTSVYIPPDIDDFTLWKLVVQILSKPSRNKLPDINTIDDVINLLQTCSKIMVITGAGVSVSCGIPDFRSQHGIYARLAVDFPDLPNSQVMFDINFFRKNPLPFFKFAKEIYPGQFQPSLTHRFIALLESRDQLLRTYTQNIDTLEQEAGLTRVVQCHGSFATASCTNCKYQVDCEAIRLDIMNQVVPKCPRCSADSSDAFAVMKPDIVFFGEGLPDAFYDTLKSDKDVVDLLIVIGSSMKVQPVAMIPNMLPAKVPQLLINREPLPHLNFDVELLGNCDDIVEHLLSRLGDGWKHIVDKCKVTDKTQCMEELRTGSQTCDMYADNVDAKDSLVSKKPLVTHAIGETLKKGGVRPDADRCQSDESDICRNGVDSVAENEQSGERSSGIRSPSETNKDENTNVDTHAAITNGQTTDKNNTCGSKPIASFEDLLADAMTRGEPYVYVSPSCYLFRGADLTSISHDETSSDDDSDDSGDEVESENRESCALEDVQGLSED
- the LOC134194246 gene encoding exosome complex component RRP45-like; the protein is MKVFSRCEREFILRAIREGQRLDGRKTYDYRDIKVQFGVERGHVEVHLGSTRVLAQVSCQTAKPQPNRPSEGQLFVNVELSPMASPSFEPGRLSEQTVEINRLLERVLRESRAVDTESLCIVAGKLVWTIRVDIHALDDCGDLIGCASIAAIIALVHFRRPDVSVSGEDVTIHSPDERNPVPLSVHHKPICVLFAFFDNGAYLLCDPGYKEEAVMDGHVVVAMNKHRELCCMQLGGGVALLPDQILRCTSIASVKVREIMDVMEAALLRDERVRRGETVCMETDDVELITKSKIDPVSIDTVDESVVVRPGVITDNGCDEKRVIVLGNGTAAIGQGGESQWDIEDDGDGDVCYETEEKEITERIAKKENAKKVISTVDAHHESVSEEEDVVMLTGEDISGRKAVVNEKTDGTIDLTFALKKKKDRQAKKAKRHKQKAGNLTSKK
- the LOC134194247 gene encoding uncharacterized protein LOC134194247 gives rise to the protein MDFVRGAQWCAVEINAATKAEIQRHLDRINNRCFVCHQPGHAAIVCPNAAAAPAAAPAAAPAEVEAGEVEAAAAEVEAAADVAAAVAEVEAAAAKAEAAAAKVEAAAEAAAAKAEAAAAEVEAAAAKVQAAVAVATGGHIQRHALHYFRCGRPGHMVHNCYAMTDAQGQQLQDDDSDYSDSDDDDDDDDDDSCYRCGRLGHWAYECYARKHVSGYPL